Below is a genomic region from Brassica rapa cultivar Chiifu-401-42 chromosome A08, CAAS_Brap_v3.01, whole genome shotgun sequence.
tgaatgatattttagtcactttaaacggtgaatgatattttatttatttatcttaatgaaaatatttttcaaaatatattggtttaccaattcaacataattttaatatgtttgcataaaaaacataattttaatatgtaattcattaattacttctattttaatataatgtagaatatacttataaaatttataaaattaacatataatttcataatttttttataataaaaattaatttataataatattatactactaacagcgaaattaatcagtgcattaattaaaagaatatttaaatttttaaaaagattttgttagatttttctcaacagattttgttattcctaaaactaaaatttaaatttatagttaaaatggattcattattaatatccttataattatttagaaaagttatacattaaataaactaatgtaaacaataaaaaaattatttgaatatatggatATAGATTTCTAGTATGactattttgtagtagataaaaatggtatttCTCTTAACAGATAAAATAAAAGATGACtttattgaaaataaattatgaatgAAGTTTAGAGCGATCCAAGATTTTTGGATCTTGATCTTGTATGCGTCCGGGCACAAAATAATTGAATGGAAAAGCTCATCGTTTGTACGACGTCACCTGTTTTGTTTGTAAGAGACACGTTCATAATATAAAAATCATCAGCATATCTCACCGACCATAATCAGATCTTTTGTATCGAAAATACTTGTTTATTCTCCAATTTTTGTTAACATTTGATGCAAGTATCGTTTGTCtagtcaaaaaaaaagtacCGTTTGTTTGTTCCACATGGCAACGTCATGTAATATGCGAATTTGAGTCAGAGCACAATGATAGTATTATCACAAACCCTTCACTTACATATTACAACTTTTATTGCAGAGATCAAATTATGGGAGACACTCTTTCATGTGTTGCATTATTTCAATACAAATAAGACAGCATAGGATGTTCTTTCTTGTAAACGTACATTTCAGTCTACCACCGCAGTAAACTTTGGCAACAATTATGAGAAAATTCATGGGCCGTTGTGTATATAAACACCATAAACCCTAATAAAGACTCCTACAAAATCATCACCGGAGATTCTGACGGCGGCTTAGCACCGACGGCTACTGCAAAAGGATTGTTTATCTGTTTACTCTGGAAGAACATAACGTCTTTTGCGGTAGCTAAAAGCTAAGCTCTCGGTCAGCATACATACCCTATTACATCACAAGTATTCGAATATCGAAATAATAAAATGGCAGCTCGTTCGCTCCCCGGCGCCGTTAAATCTCTTTCTCCACCGCATCCGGCAGTGTTTCTGTGACATCCGTCACTTtcgaaataataaaaacaattcaataaataatagtttatgaaatcttcatttataaatataaaagtcaaCGTCCACGCTGTAAATCCATAATATAAAACAACATCCGAAATATAGATAACGGTATAAGTCCGAAATATAAAGACAACATAAATCCGTAAGTCTGAAATAGGAAATAACATAAACGATAAAAGTCCAAAGGCCTAAAAGCCCGATAATGATAAAAGCGATAGAAGCCCAAAAGTCCAATAGCACCGGTCCGATAATCACTCCTGCTCGTTggtctcacctgaaagggggaaagaaggaggggtgagcaacaggGGAGTTGCCCAGCGAGGTATGGGATGCTAAACCGCAAACCACAGACTGAGTTCATAGCACTACTAAAATGTAGGCATAGCTCTAGCATGAAACAAACACGGTGCCTATTACACCACACGTAACAATCAATATTCGGCTAGAGGACTAGCCGTTACAACTCATGCGCTTATAGTACATAGCTACTCTATGCACCACGCATCTCCTCATaaggatatatacatatactcgAAGCGTCGCTAGTACAGTCTGTCTCTGTACCCCCGCCCATCGTAGCGTCAAATGCAAACGTCTCTGCACCACGCCCCAAACAGTAGCGTCGAAGCTCAAACGTCTCTGAACTCACGCCCATACCATACCGTAGCGTCGAAGCTCAGACATCTCTGAACTCACGCCCTCATCACATAATCCCTACTCATAactatgtatatacatatatatagcagTTTTAGCATCAATCATTTCACACAATCGTTGAATCCTCTATTATCCTAATTCCGGTTAACAATCAATATCAATAATGAACAAGcaagactctcaaacagactcgattcacagagacggatcatgtttcgaaactaaactttccataatggtagtactaaactagctcGGGATTTAACGGAGTAGCCCTCACCTTAGTAATAGGGAAATGTGGTATCTATGAACTCCAGATGCTCAAATAGACTCCAAATCTGAAATCAGGGCGAAAAATCGAGTGAGAACGCCTTTCGAACGGTTTAAAACGGGTCTAGTCAAGGTTTATGGAAAAGTCAATTCGATGGTCAAAGGTCAATCCGGTCAACCCTTGACCAGAAATCAATTTGTCCTAACCGACCGGTTTACCCTAACCGAAACGAAATCAAtttaaaccggtcaaaccagtcaaACCAGCGGTTAACCGAGTCAACCGAGTTGACTCACCAGGTCGACTCAGCCGAGTTGGCGAGTCGTCGGCGAGTCACCGGCGACGGTCACCGACGGCGACGGCGATGGCTTACCGGTGGTGACGGCGGACGACGGCGGCGACAGAAGGCGGAGCACGGCGACAGCGACGGCGTTCCGGTGGTGGTGAGGCGGTGGTCTGGCGGCGGAGACGATTTCTGGCGGCGGCGCGTATAACTCACGCGCGCACAGAGGCGAAACTTCCGGAGGCTCTAGCGGCTTCGTCCGGACTCCGATTGCGGCGTGGTCGGTGGCTACGGCTTCGTCTCGACGAGAGGAACACGATGGTGGCTCTGCATGCGCGAGATTCTCAACGGTTAAGAAGATATGGCCGATATACTGAACGGACGAAAACAAAGCTTAAGAGGCGGCGGTTTCCGACGATTCTCAGCTGAGGTTGATGGTGATGACGAGCTTGACGATGTCCTGGCGTGCGGTGGCTCCGGCGAGGACTCCTGGTGGCAGCATGCAGTGGTTCCTATCTTTTTTCTttcactctctctctttttcacttcttcttctctctaacttttctgatttcttttttttgatgCAGGTGGAGAAAACAATGTGAAGATGGGGTATttataaacaaacattttagttttgatGTATTGCTTGGGCCTTAGCCGGCTAACGAGTTCCGAGATCGAAATTCGGAtcgttacaattctcccccacttataaggaattcgtccccgaattcaaGTCATAATCTGACATGTCCAATGTCATCGTAACAAAACCTCGAATAATAATCCTTGCTCGGCTCAGGTCTCCTCTTGAATCCTATTCCTCCCAACGAACCTTGACCAACATGGTCACTAGATACATGGTCACCACTCCCTAGACTGATTTCACTTGCTGACCAATAAAGAGATATGTTCCCATATATTTTGGTTAAGCTTCTTTAGATTCCGAGTCTTTGATTCTTTTTGAAACATCCTCCTTCAGATTTATTAGGTCGCCAACTTCAAAATCCAAATCCTTACGGCGCTTATCCACGTAACTCTTCTGACGGTCATGGGCTTCCTAACCTAAGCTTCGAGCATTTCCATTTGCTCTACCGTCTCTTGAATCATTGCTGATTCCATCTCACGTCTCTCCCCCACTTTGGTCCAACAAAGTGGTGTACGACTAGACCCACCATAAAAACCTCGACGATACTATCATAATACTCAAATGATAACATGTATATCGCGATGAATCTTGATCGTTCCCATGCTCTCCATAACAACAATCTGAATTTGCTTATATTTCGGTTAGAAGATCccccaaaaaaaactaaaacttaacCAAACGcgaactcacaaaactatgaaAAACTCTTAAGTCAAATAAGGTGTGAGGTAACTCACACCAACCACAACCAATCATACACGACATTCACTAATCTCGAACTATACAAGATAACCACAAAACCACAAATATTAACACAAGCAAGTATGTTAAGAACACATACCCGCTATCGGCTCAGCTCCATGGGGATCTCCAACCGCAAACGCACATGGAGCGATGGCTAGACGCTTCGGTGGTGGTGGAAGTGCCGCATTTCCCCTCCTCGGGCAATCTCTGATGAAGTGACCTGGCTGACCACAGCCAAAGCAGACATGTGCCGCTGCTGGTGCTGCTGGTGCTGCAATCTGTCTGACTGGTGGCGCAACCTGAGCATCAAATAGCCTACTCCGACAAACCCTACTCTTATGTCCCATCTTTCCACAGTAAAAGCACTGTATGCTCGGTTTGTCCCATGTCCTCTGCTGTGCCTCTGAAGTCCCTCCAAACTTAGGCTGAACTGCCTTGGAGTACTTCTGCTCCTCTGCCAAACCTGCCTCCTGCTCGGCAGCCTTCTCCACCAAATCTCCCAATCTGTGATAAGTGACGACACGGCACCTGTTGCGAATCTCCACTCGCATCCCATTCAAAAATTTTCTCATCAGGTCTTCCTCTAAAATGCCCTCTCTAGCAAATCTGCGAAGTTGGTTAAACACAACCTCATACTCCCTGATAGACATCTCACCCTGGCTTACATGCTCGAACTCGCATTTCTTCCTATCCATAGCTTCCTTCGGAAAGTATTTCCTATCGAACTCTCGGATGAAGTCTGCGAAGGTAAGCCTCTCTGGCCCAAGGTGACTCAATCGTATTCCCTCCCACcatataagagcatctccacgAAGGTACTGCATAGTCAATCTGAGCGACAACTCTGGTGGACACTCAATAATCTCCAGCTTCCGCTGCAAGGCTAACTTCCAATCATGTGCAGCTACAGCATCCACTGTCCCACTAAAATGCTCCATATCCATGTTCCTCATCTGACGCGTCAGCCTGTAGAACCTCTCATCATAAACCGGGTAAACATGAGGtcgcggtggtggtggtggtagatCCTGAACACCATGAGCAAACTGCTGAGCTGGTCCGTGCTGCAGTGGAACCTGAGGAAGGGGAACCTGCTGAACGGGATCCTGATGATCATGCTGAGCGGGAATCTGCTGATCCTGCTGGACCTGAACCGGTGGAACTTGCTGAACCTGAATCTGTGGACCCTGCTGCACCTGAACCTGAGGAGCCTGCTGAACTGCAGCCATCTGACGAGCAACCTCCTGAGCAGCTACTCGGGCAGCCTCCTGAGCGGCCTGCCTGGCTGCCTCCTGGGCAATCTGCTGAAGTGCCTCCTGAGCGGCCTGTCTAGCGGCATCCTGAACCATCTGTCTCAATGCATCCTGATCAACTGGTGGAGCCGCGGGTGGCGGAACTGCGGGCTGCTCATGCTCATCTAAATCGTCTCTAACAGCTCTGGCGGTCTGGGCACGAGTGGTTCTTCTCCTTGGCGGCATCTGAAAGGAAAGCGAAAAGTCAACATACGCTGAACTTTTGATACCAACATTTAAGGAGAAGTGATATCGAACGGAAATGtgctatttattttcattttcaaaatccCCAAATCCccgaaaatattttgaaatcgtCTAAAACCGTCAAAACCgaataaaaccgaataaaaccgaataaaaccAGGTCTCCAAAAATCGCCATCCCGGGTCGGAGCCGGGACAgaaccccgctctgataccaaaactGTGACATCCGTCACTTtcgaaataataaaaacaattcaataaataatagtttatgaaatcttcatttataaatataaaagtcaaCGTCCACGCTGTAAatccataatataaaataacatcCGAAATATAGATAACGGTATAAGTCCGAAATATAAAGACAACATAAATCCGTAAGTCTGAAATAGGAAATAACATAAACGATAAAAGCCAAAGGCCTAAAAGCCCGATAACGATAAAAGCGATAGAAGCCCAAAAGTCCAATAGCACCGGTCCGATAATCACTCCTGCTCGTcggtctcacctgaaagggggaaagaaggaggggtgagcaacaggGGAGTTGCCCAGCGAGGTATGGGATGCTAAACCGCAAACCACAGACTGAGTTCATAGCACTACTAAAATGTAGGCATAGCTCTAGCATGAAACAAACACGGTGCCTATTACACCACACATAACAATCAATATTCGGCTAGAGGACTAGCCGTTACAACTCATGCGCTTATAGTACATAGCTACTCTATGCACCACGCATCTCCTCATaaggatatatacatatactcgAAGCGTCGCTAGTACAGTCTGTCTTTGTACCCCCGCCCATCGTAGCGTCAAATGCAAACGTCTCTGCACCACGCCCCAAACAGTAGCGTCGAAGCTCAAACGTCTCTGAACTCACGCCCATACCATACCGTAGTGTCGAAGCTCAGACATCTCTGAACTCACGCCCTCATCACATAATCCCTACTCATAactatgtatatacatatatatagcagTTTTTAGCATCAATCATTTCACACAATCGTTGAATCCTCTATTATCCTAATTCCGGTTAACAATAAATATCAATAATGAACAAGcaagactctcaaacagactcgattcacagagacggatcatgtttcgaaactaaactttccataatggtagtactaaactagctcGGGGTTTAACGGAGTAGCCCTCACCTTAGTAATAGGGAAATGTGGTATCTATGAACTCCAGATGCTCAAATAGACTCCAAATCTGAAATCAGGGCGAAAAATCGAGTGAGAACGCCTTTCGAACGGTTTAAAACGGGTCTGGTTAAGGTTTATGGAAAAGTCAATTCGATGGTCAAAGGTCAATCCGGTCAACCCTTGACCAGAAATCAATTTGTCCTAACCGACCGGTTTACCCTAACCGAAACGAAATTAAtttaaaccggtcaaaccagtcaaACCAGCGGTTAACCGAGTCAACCGAGTTGACTCACCGGGTCGACTCAGCCGAGTTGGCGAGTCGTCGGCGAGTCACCGGCGACGGTCACCGACGGCGACGGCGATGGCTTACCGGTGGTGACGGCGGACGACGGCGGCGACAGAAGGCGGAGCACGGCGACAGCGACGGCGTTCCGGTAGTGGTGAGGCGGTGGTCTGGCGGCGGAGACGATTTCCGGCAGCGGCGCGTATAACTCACGCGCGCACAGAGGCGAAGCTTCCGGAGGCTCTAGCGGCTTCGTCCGGACTCCGATTGCGGCGTGGTCGGTGGCTACGGCTTTGTCTCGACGAGAGGAACACGATGGTGGCTCTTCATGCGCGAGATTCTCAACGGTTAAGAAGATATGGCCGATATACTGAACGGACGAAAACAAAGCTTAAGAGGCGGCGGTTTCCGACGATTCTCAGCTGAGGTTGATGGTGATGACGAGCTTGACGATGTCCTGGCGTGCGGTGGCTCCGGCGAGGACTCCTGGTGGCAGCATGCAGTGGTTcctatctttttttctttcactctctctctttttcacttcttcttctctctaacttttctgatttcttttttttgatgCAGGTGGAGAAAACAATGTGAAGATGGGGTATttataaacaaacattttagttttgatGTATTGCTTGGGCCTTAGCCGGCTAACGAGTTCCGAGATCGAAATTCGGATCGTTACAGTTTCTCGTTCCATTGTCTTAAGGTATTTTTTGGCTACATACAAAATGTTACcgtgaaaatatttttgttaatatttatcGTATTGTTGTTGGATTCTAGGAGTAATTACGTTGCGACATCACCAGGATTACTAAGTAAGGGATGTTCCACCAGAGTTACGTGGAGAAGCTCGAACAAAGAGCAAATCAAGAGGCAGAGTCTGCGTGGGCTCCAGATCCAGTCACAGGATATTACAGACCTTCTAATTGTGCGGATGAGATTGATCCAGCGGAGCTTAGGAAGATGCTTTTAGAAAACAAAGCCAAGCCTTTCTGAGGATTTTGATTGGTTGGTTCTACGGGAGGCTGTGTTGTAGGTAGGGGATTGTCATGATTCCGTTTGTTATGTTCGTCACACTGTCTATTTGCTATGGAGAGACTTGAAGTGAAACAAAGATAATATTTCTCAGTTCAAAATATATTTGGATCCATTTTAAATATCTACAGTTCTGAACAAAGTGTTTCGTAAGTATGCTGACTTGTCTTTTAAAAGAGATCTGGATGTTTTTTTaggatattacaattatgaaaaAGATCACATAAACGATTCAACAACCGACATTACTAAGAATTTACGTCTAACTGTATTATCAGAACCGCCCTATGAAGACCCATGTCTCACCGGGTTTACTTGTACTATGTTAAAATTCCATTGTAAACTTTTTCTTTGTACCTAGTGTAGAAACATTAATGAAACTATAAAGGGACTTCCACAGATCGGTGGatgtttaaaattaatatttaagatgatttatcattttaatcagAAAATGAAACATATTGATTTGTCCCACTTTATAGTTTTTTGTACAACATCAAAAATAACAAAGAAGATCATGTATGGTAGTATTATATCATGGTTGTTTTTTGTGTCTCGAAGCAGCTAAATATTAATACAATGTATATAGACTCTTCTTTTAGGGGACTGGTCGAGTTAAAACCGATATGACCTATGCATGGTTTAATCAGCCTTCACGGAGTTGAGGGTAGGGTTCCTTCTTTTTGCCTTTCAGCTCGGACGGGGCATAATTATTCGTTATTCAGTAAAATTTAGCTAGTTGTTTTGTACCCGGCTTGAAAACAGATATTTAGTGTTGTCAAGTCGAGTATCACATATCTAAAATTTGTTACTCGCTAATAAAAGATGTGgatgtttaaaatttaatattgaggtgatttattattttaatcagCAAATGAAACATATTGATAGAAATAGCTAAATTAGTTTAAAAcgtcaattaaaaaaaagataatttcattattgattatatatttcgtcctattttataattttttaacaacatcaaaaacaacaaaGAAGATCATGTATGGTAATATCATGGTCGCTTTTTGTGTCCATAGTCTTGTTGAGGCAGCTAAGAGCTTAATACAATGCAAATAGACTCTTCTTTAGGTGACTAGTCGAGTGAAAACTGAAAACTGATATGACCTTTGCTTGGTTTAATAAGTTATAAATCTCGTGGAACTGAGGGAACATGCAGTTCAACCATTATTTGAGCCTTCACGGAATTGAGGGTAtgatttcttctttttcctttcAGCTAGGGCTGTACATAATTATTCGTTAATCGGTCTAATTTTGCTATTTGTTTTATCTCGGcttgaaaacaaatatttagtatTGTCAAATTAACTGGATATGGTAGTACCGAATAAATTgaatgaatgttattttttaagaaaccgCAATATATAGATATGGTTCAGTATATTAAGCGatcaaaccgaataaaccaaagaAACCGATTAATTCAGATATAttagtatacttatatataatttttttaataatatgtatttGATCAATATCTCTAATAAAAGTCAGAGAAACTGACTATAATATTAGTCATTAAAATCATCAACTAAATATAGATAAAAGTAATGATGATATTATCGGTAGATATTGTTAATGTCAATTGATATTTATTCATAACAATTCATTCAATCTAAAATTTGTTACTCGCTATACAAGTCAAGTATTAAGTATTATTAATTTGTTCCCGCGTTtactcactacaagaaaaaagaCTTTTATTAGCGGACGAAAAACCCTATCTAACGATACGACAGCGGTTTATGAAGCGCTGTATCATCGCCCGTCATAGTAGGTCAGACACATTAGATAGCGGTTTTTTGCACTGCTATcttattgttatatattatagCGCTTTTGTGTATgcaattaaatatatttttatagcgTTTCTTTTTCgttattattatcttattaaataataaaaaaaaaattaaaaaatatatatcgaaatagcaatttataaattaaaattgatttataattaaaattaatttattaattaaaattgtatTACAAAAACGAAACCCAAAATTAAAAAGACCCTAAACCcagattaaaaaataaacctaaatctaatcttCTCAGCCACATGTGTTGTCTTCTCCCATCCACCTTGCCGTATCCTCTTCTTCCTTGTGTGTCTTTGTCGTCTCTCTTTCTCcacctctcttcttcttcttgctcggcttcacctccaccaccaccgctAGATTCCTTTGCCATCTTAAGAATCAAATGAAAGTCTCAGAACAGAACACGTGATTCACTAATCAAATCTGAGGATACATCTTAAAAGAACAATCCAAACTTCACCTGTGTAATCCTGACATTggctttccaaaaaaaaaaaaggaatcatTGGATAAACAGATCTGAAAACCCTAAAAATCAATACCagaaattaagaaaacacaGATGCTGAGAGAGAGAGTCACAACACTCGAACCTGCTTCAGGAGTTTTAAAACGTCACCGGACAAGAGGATGAGCACTGCGATGTTGCGAGGGCTTTGCTTTGACAAAACTTCATCACCACCTCGAACTCTTCACGCCTCCACTCTCCGCCGCCCTTTCAGAAATCACCCTCGCTACTAAGCACCACCATGCTCCCTCCGAGTTCGAGACCGGTGACGACAGCGACGAACTCAGACCGGTGCAGTCGTCTCTTCTACCATGGTGGTCCAACAACCAGTTGCTTTGCCCTCATTGGATTAATTGTCGATGTTGTTGctgaagaaagaaaaataaaaagtcGTAAAGGAGAAGATAAGTGAGAAAGAGAAAGACTAAATTGTGGCCTTTGGATTACGTTGCATCAATGGCTAAGAACCGTGatctttgagaaaaaaaattaaccaatgaCAGAGAAGGTTGGAGATAGACAAAAGAAAAATCTCAGCCCTTAGATTAGAATCAATCAATGGTCATAAAAAGAAgcaataaaattgtttttagatttctttttaattgttttataaattgcCTAAATGTAAAGATTATATATTGTAATTTAAcatatgaaatataaattttgattagaTTTTTCTGGTTATATGATTTTCAAAAACTGCATAATGGggtttttataattagtttgtGTAAAGTGTTTTATGTTATGATTTTAGGgttaaaatttttgaaagtaCAAGGGTTATAGTTACTATATAAGGATTTGTGATTaagatttagatttaaaatttgttagattaataaaattttagatttgaaATTTATATGTATTGGATGCATGGTTTATATATGTTTCATgttaggatttagggtatagagtttgaTTGAGGAATTAAGGTTTGTGTGTTTGGAAGTTATATATTAAActtaaaaagaataaatttgAGTTAAAATTCAAGATTTGAAGTTATAGTATGAGAATATAAGATTTTTAAGGTTTATACttggagtttagggtttaaaaacttgtttagggtttagggattagataAACCAAACATagcattttaattattttgctaTTAAACATCCGCTATCATAACGTTTCCAAATATACTACTCTATCATAGCGTTTCAAAATATACAAACGCTATCTAAAACAAACGGGTATGTCAACCATAGCAGAAAGACAAAAATGCTATCCTCTACTGCTATCAAAACCAATATTTCTTGTAGTGACTTGTTAACCGTTTATTTCATATAATAATTATACTTAATAGGTGTTGTTAGTAATTGTTTCTTTATAAACAAATCccgaaatatttgttttaaaaattaaattcctTACTCCAATATTAAAGCCAAACTAGTTGATGCCCCGCACCTTGTGTGGACTAATATATCTACATACTTAACCATTTTTTAGTTctgatgtttatttttataaaaataataattaattttgatagaaattttaaattattataaatcatAAAACTTCAATATTAATATTGATAATCaatgtattaaattattttcttttgtttcatagttttatttatgtgatgtagattttggatcaaaatattttctatagtaataattaaattaagaaatttgtatttgtaattaaacacatatatattgtatttggaCTGAAAAGAAATCACATCGCACTGAAAGGATTTTATAAAATCACAACTATAAAACATCAACAAAATAATGA
It encodes:
- the LOC103844278 gene encoding uncharacterized protein LOC103844278 is translated as MPPRRRTTRAQTARAVRDDLDEHEQPAVPPPAAPPVDQDALRQMVQDAARQAAQEALQQIAQEAARQAAQEAARVAAQEVARQMAAVQQAPQVQVQQGPQIQVQQVPPVQVQQDQQIPAQHDHQDPVQQVPLPQVPLQHGPAQQFAHGVQDLPPPPPRPHVYPVYDERFYRLTRQMRNMDMEHFSGTVDAVAAHDWKLALQRKLEIIECPPELSLRLTMQYLRGDALIWWEGIRLSHLGPERLTFADFIREFDRKYFPKEAMDRKKCEFEHVSQGEMSIREYEVVFNQLRRFAREGILEEDLMRKFLNGMRVEIRNRCRVVTYHRLGDLVEKAAEQEAGLAEEQKYSKAVQPKFGGTSEAQQRTWDKPSIQCFYCGKMGHKSRVCRSRLFDAQVAPPVRQIAAPAAPAAAHVCFGCGQPGHFIRDCPRRGNAALPPPPKRLAIAPCAFAVGDPHGAEPIAGETNEQE